The following proteins are co-located in the Nilaparvata lugens isolate BPH chromosome 14, ASM1435652v1, whole genome shotgun sequence genome:
- the LOC111060042 gene encoding gastrula zinc finger protein XlCGF57.1-like isoform X5: protein MATVTVKKEEEEEEEDDDDRSQQPAAVEDDCSQQHYLIPGYNMIFIKEEAYDDQEAEGSAVKSEPEMWPSNCSTSVRDYATEVGGLNEHSISPVEKCTESSVAGEQTKLYSCAHCSYKTPQFGNLKIHIRKHTGEKPFNCKFCDYKSSELGRLKIHIRTHTGEKPFSCKFCEYKCADSSSLKKHFRTHTGEKPFSCEFCNFKSARSGDLKKHIRTHTGEKLFSCEFCEYKCADPSCLKRHIRTHTGEKPFSCEFCDFKSAHLSTLKAHIKTHTGEKPFSCKFCDFKSAQLGTLKAHIKTHTGEKPFCCEFCDFKSAQLGNLKVHIKTHTGEKPFCCEFCDFKSAQLGNLKAHIKTHTGEKPFRCKFCDFKSARLGTLKAHIKTHTGEKPFCCEFCDFKSAQLCTLKAHIKTHTGEKPFSCKFCDFKSARLGNLKAHTRKHSGETTPS, encoded by the exons ATGGCGACAGTTACTGttaaaaaggaggaggaggaggaggaggaggatgatgatgatagaagCCAGCAACCAGCTGCAGTGGAAGATGATTGCAGCcaacaacattatctaatccctggctacaacatgatctttatcAAAGAGGAGGCATATG ACGATCAAGAGGCTGAAGGAAGTGCAGTGAAGAGTGAACCAGAGATGTGGCCTTCAAACTGCAGCACATCTGTCCGAGACTATGCAACAGAAGTGGGTGGACTGAATGAGCATTCAATCTCTCCAGTGGAAAAGTGCACTGAGTCATCTGTGGCTGGTGAACAGACCAAGCTCTACAGCTGTGCTCACTGTAGCTATAAAACACCACAGTTTGGTAATTTGAAGATACACATTAGAAAACACACTGGAGAAAAACCATTCAATTGCaagttttgtgactacaaaagtTCTGAGCTAGGTAGATTGAAaatacatatcagaacacatactggagaaaaacctttcagctgcaagtttTGTGAATATAAATGTGCTGATTCAAGTAGTTTAAAAAAACATTTCAGAACTCATacaggagaaaaacctttcagctgcgagttttgtaACTTCAAAAGTGCTAGGTCAGGTGATTTGAAGAagcatatcagaacacatactggagaaaaactgttcagctgcgagttttgtgaaTATAAATGTGCTGATCCAAGTTGTTTGAAAAGACATAttagaacacatactggagaaaaacctttcagctgcgagttttgtgacttcaaaagtgCTCATCTAAgtactttgaaagcacatatcaaaacacatactggagaaaaacctttcagctgcaagttttgtgacttcaaaagtgCTCAGTTAGGTACATTGAAAGCACATATCaaaacacatactggagaaaaacctttctgctgcgagttttgtgacttcaaaagtgctcagttaggtaatttgaaagtacatatcaaaacacatactggagaaaaacctttctgctgcgagttttgtgacttcaaaagtgctcagttaggtaatttgaaagcacatatcaaaacacatactggagaaaaacctttccgCTGCAAGTTCTGTGACTTCAAAAGTGCTCGGTTAGGTACATTGAAAGCACATATCaaaacacatactggagaaaaacctttctgctgcgagttttgtgacttcaaaagtgCTCAGCTATgtactttgaaagcacatatcaaaacacatactggagaaaaacctttcagctgcaagttttgtgacttcaaaagtgCTCGGTTAGGTAATTTGAAAGCACATACCAGAAAACATTCTGGAGAAACAACTCCTAGCTAA
- the LOC111060042 gene encoding gastrula zinc finger protein XlCGF57.1-like isoform X4 → MESKMATVTVKKEEEEEEEDDDDRSQQPAAVEDDCSQQHYLIPGYNMIFIKEEAYDDQEAEGSAVKSEPEMWPSNCSTSVRDYATEVGGLNEHSISPVEKCTESSVAGEQTKLYSCAHCSYKTPQFGNLKIHIRKHTGEKPFNCKFCDYKSSELGRLKIHIRTHTGEKPFSCKFCEYKCADSSSLKKHFRTHTGEKPFSCEFCNFKSARSGDLKKHIRTHTGEKLFSCEFCEYKCADPSCLKRHIRTHTGEKPFSCEFCDFKSAHLSTLKAHIKTHTGEKPFSCKFCDFKSAQLGTLKAHIKTHTGEKPFCCEFCDFKSAQLGNLKVHIKTHTGEKPFCCEFCDFKSAQLGNLKAHIKTHTGEKPFRCKFCDFKSARLGTLKAHIKTHTGEKPFCCEFCDFKSAQLCTLKAHIKTHTGEKPFSCKFCDFKSARLGNLKAHTRKHSGETTPS, encoded by the exons ATGGCGACAGTTACTGttaaaaaggaggaggaggaggaggaggaggatgatgatgatagaagCCAGCAACCAGCTGCAGTGGAAGATGATTGCAGCcaacaacattatctaatccctggctacaacatgatctttatcAAAGAGGAGGCATATG ACGATCAAGAGGCTGAAGGAAGTGCAGTGAAGAGTGAACCAGAGATGTGGCCTTCAAACTGCAGCACATCTGTCCGAGACTATGCAACAGAAGTGGGTGGACTGAATGAGCATTCAATCTCTCCAGTGGAAAAGTGCACTGAGTCATCTGTGGCTGGTGAACAGACCAAGCTCTACAGCTGTGCTCACTGTAGCTATAAAACACCACAGTTTGGTAATTTGAAGATACACATTAGAAAACACACTGGAGAAAAACCATTCAATTGCaagttttgtgactacaaaagtTCTGAGCTAGGTAGATTGAAaatacatatcagaacacatactggagaaaaacctttcagctgcaagtttTGTGAATATAAATGTGCTGATTCAAGTAGTTTAAAAAAACATTTCAGAACTCATacaggagaaaaacctttcagctgcgagttttgtaACTTCAAAAGTGCTAGGTCAGGTGATTTGAAGAagcatatcagaacacatactggagaaaaactgttcagctgcgagttttgtgaaTATAAATGTGCTGATCCAAGTTGTTTGAAAAGACATAttagaacacatactggagaaaaacctttcagctgcgagttttgtgacttcaaaagtgCTCATCTAAgtactttgaaagcacatatcaaaacacatactggagaaaaacctttcagctgcaagttttgtgacttcaaaagtgCTCAGTTAGGTACATTGAAAGCACATATCaaaacacatactggagaaaaacctttctgctgcgagttttgtgacttcaaaagtgctcagttaggtaatttgaaagtacatatcaaaacacatactggagaaaaacctttctgctgcgagttttgtgacttcaaaagtgctcagttaggtaatttgaaagcacatatcaaaacacatactggagaaaaacctttccgCTGCAAGTTCTGTGACTTCAAAAGTGCTCGGTTAGGTACATTGAAAGCACATATCaaaacacatactggagaaaaacctttctgctgcgagttttgtgacttcaaaagtgCTCAGCTATgtactttgaaagcacatatcaaaacacatactggagaaaaacctttcagctgcaagttttgtgacttcaaaagtgCTCGGTTAGGTAATTTGAAAGCACATACCAGAAAACATTCTGGAGAAACAACTCCTAGCTAA